From one Verrucomicrobiota bacterium genomic stretch:
- a CDS encoding M23 family metallopeptidase, producing the protein MAGVVVLPVEKLPKIATTVTAKSEDKKAISPAQVDAVAEFLKDYSLYVQPTESGRALSALFGLIRENGTKFHEGIDFKSFLKDKTGAPLDVVHAFLPGKVAYVNTAPGHSSYGRYVILEHEDFLTLYAHLQSVDVKIGDTVSAGGRLGILGTSSSCIAIPNSRAHVHFEIDFRLGDETHFAQWYRRNYKDQNFHGMYNGINLVGVDPRQIVECFQKKQSLVTYFRDMKEAATVLVTSASIPEFIKKNAKLFAPGVDLTHPVQAWKIKFTWYGLPFHWEPIVPQATLPKSQSPSVSLPVSSAKVQLLSYRTSLLRSAVLRDVLQERKSTKGAEVILGTRILNNLSKIGF; encoded by the coding sequence ATGGCCGGGGTGGTTGTGCTGCCCGTTGAAAAATTGCCCAAGATAGCGACAACGGTTACGGCAAAATCAGAAGATAAAAAAGCAATTTCACCGGCACAGGTAGATGCAGTTGCGGAATTTTTGAAGGATTACAGCCTTTATGTCCAGCCGACGGAATCAGGTCGAGCGTTATCGGCTCTATTTGGACTCATCCGCGAAAACGGCACGAAATTTCACGAAGGTATTGATTTTAAATCCTTTTTGAAGGATAAGACGGGAGCTCCTTTGGATGTGGTACATGCATTTTTGCCGGGGAAAGTGGCTTACGTCAACACAGCGCCGGGGCACAGCAGCTATGGACGTTACGTTATTTTGGAGCATGAAGATTTTTTAACGCTGTATGCACATTTGCAGTCGGTAGATGTAAAGATAGGCGATACGGTTTCCGCGGGTGGTAGGTTGGGGATATTAGGAACAAGCTCTAGCTGTATTGCGATTCCGAATAGCAGGGCACATGTCCATTTTGAAATCGATTTTCGGCTCGGTGACGAGACTCATTTTGCGCAGTGGTACCGGCGGAACTACAAGGATCAAAATTTCCATGGGATGTACAATGGGATTAATCTCGTCGGCGTTGATCCGCGTCAGATTGTTGAGTGTTTCCAGAAAAAACAGAGTTTAGTGACGTATTTTCGCGACATGAAAGAGGCCGCGACGGTCCTTGTGACCAGTGCTTCAATTCCCGAATTCATCAAAAAAAATGCCAAACTCTTTGCGCCGGGTGTTGATCTAACACATCCGGTACAAGCCTGGAAAATAAAGTTTACCTGGTATGGGTTGCCGTTTCATTGGGAGCCCATTGTACCTCAAGCAACGCTACCAAAATCGCAGTCACCGAGCGTTTCGCTGCCGGTCTCGTCGGCCAAAGTTCAGCTCCTTTCTTATCGCACCTCACTTTTGAGAAGTGCGGTCTTACGTGATGTACTCCAAGAAAGGAAATCGACCAAAGGAGCGGAAGTAATCCTAGGGACGCGCATCCTTAATAACCTTTCGAAGATCGGATTTTAG
- a CDS encoding CesT family type III secretion system chaperone, which translates to MDNRATVNELFSAIADSLGFQVVLGNNNLCNIRLKSTGKEYIVELPHSGETLHLYAALTDLPFDYREKVFEYALKLNLHGIETSCAAIAIDERSHKFILSRTISVEGLTDTLLLKVISEFFASVPKIEEKLTQFSQFCAQDTASAPGSFGPANLLML; encoded by the coding sequence ATGGATAATCGCGCCACCGTCAATGAACTCTTTAGCGCCATTGCCGATTCGCTTGGATTTCAGGTCGTCCTTGGGAATAATAATCTGTGCAACATTCGGCTCAAATCAACTGGGAAAGAGTACATTGTCGAACTCCCGCACAGCGGTGAAACGCTCCATTTGTACGCGGCCCTAACGGATCTCCCTTTTGATTACCGAGAAAAAGTGTTTGAATACGCGCTGAAACTCAACCTTCACGGCATTGAAACATCCTGTGCGGCCATAGCGATTGATGAACGAAGCCATAAATTTATCTTATCGCGAACGATATCCGTTGAAGGCCTCACGGACACGCTTCTGCTCAAAGTCATCAGTGAATTTTTTGCCTCTGTCCCCAAGATCGAGGAAAAGTTAACTCAGTTTTCACAATTCTGCGCCCAAGATACGGCCAGCGCACCGGGATCGTTTGGCCCGGCTAATTTATTAATGCTATAA
- a CDS encoding M48 family metallopeptidase — protein MYLNDVTTAVIGLLALKLVTELCLNGLNRRYVWARRNMVPERCRSFVTLDTYQKSVDYTLAKSRFSSFCDVFDFGLDAVILLYGVLPILFSFYLQHFGTGIWGQAANFLFIHLILSLFSIPLSWWSQFRLEERFGFNQSTLKIFWSDKLKGYLLSALIGLPILALLVYLFQSFTYTWWLLVWATLTGFKLVMTILYPLIILPIFNKLTPLEDGPLKDRLFQLAQQTQFPINKIFLMDGSRRSLHSNAFFTGIGKFRHIVLYDTLVAQLTVDELAAVLAHEIGHYKKCHIRKSLLLESFCSFLGFAVLYQLAIAPWFLSSFGFETADIFVPLFVLFPLVAEGITFWFEPIFNRLSRQYEYEADRFAKTAIGSAEPLIASLQKLHQKNLSNLTPHPLFSAFYYSHPTLLEREQALRAAL, from the coding sequence ATGTATCTCAATGACGTCACGACGGCGGTGATCGGGTTGTTGGCGCTTAAGCTAGTGACGGAACTATGCCTTAATGGGCTCAATCGACGGTATGTCTGGGCGCGCCGCAATATGGTTCCTGAACGTTGCCGAAGCTTTGTGACTTTGGACACCTACCAAAAGAGTGTCGACTACACATTGGCAAAATCGCGATTTTCATCGTTCTGTGATGTTTTTGATTTCGGCTTGGATGCAGTCATTCTCCTCTATGGCGTCCTTCCTATACTGTTTTCGTTTTACCTCCAACACTTCGGAACAGGTATCTGGGGACAAGCCGCTAACTTCCTCTTTATCCACTTGATCCTCTCTCTCTTTTCAATTCCCCTCAGTTGGTGGAGTCAATTTCGTCTCGAAGAACGGTTTGGATTTAACCAATCAACGTTAAAAATTTTCTGGAGCGACAAACTTAAAGGCTACCTCCTCAGCGCCCTAATCGGTCTTCCGATTCTCGCGCTTCTTGTGTATCTCTTTCAATCGTTTACGTATACTTGGTGGTTACTCGTTTGGGCGACACTCACGGGCTTCAAGCTCGTCATGACAATCCTCTATCCGCTCATTATTCTTCCAATTTTCAATAAGTTAACACCATTAGAAGATGGCCCCCTAAAAGATCGGCTTTTTCAGCTCGCACAACAGACACAGTTCCCAATTAACAAAATTTTCCTGATGGATGGCAGTCGGCGCTCCCTACATTCCAATGCGTTTTTTACCGGTATTGGGAAGTTCCGCCACATTGTGCTCTACGATACATTAGTTGCACAGTTGACCGTTGACGAGCTCGCCGCAGTGCTGGCACACGAAATTGGACACTATAAAAAATGCCACATCCGTAAGTCGCTTTTATTAGAGAGTTTTTGTAGTTTTCTGGGCTTTGCCGTGCTATACCAGCTTGCCATCGCACCATGGTTTTTAAGCAGTTTTGGATTTGAAACAGCGGACATTTTTGTACCCCTTTTTGTGCTCTTTCCCTTAGTTGCTGAAGGGATTACGTTCTGGTTTGAACCAATTTTCAACCGTTTATCGCGCCAATACGAATATGAGGCCGACCGCTTTGCAAAAACGGCTATAGGCAGTGCCGAGCCACTCATTGCAAGCCTCCAAAAGCTTCATCAGAAAAATTTATCCAATCTCACTCCACATCCCCTTTTTAGCGCCTTCTACTATTCTCACCCGACGCTCCTCGAACGCGAGCAAGCGCTTCGGGCTGCATTATGA
- a CDS encoding fatty acid CoA ligase family protein, with protein sequence MSDNLTQIIKQYATATPSTDAVIEMRRHRQHAVIRRRLCYGEFDRRIDQYVSKFQKSGIRAGKRVLMLLKPGIEMMCAFFALIRMGAIPILIDSGMGIRQLVRLANFSKPDFILGSRALRWWVRLKFLPLQGKVIPISHHFAKREQPATIMHPSNEDDVAAILFTSGSTGPAKGVVYCAKHFAAQLRKLRASLRLMQNARDVTLLPAFMLFNPMFGRTTIIPDIDYTKPATLHLPSVIETIANSAATSSFGAPVLWEKIADYCLENELKLRSLDQIFLAGVSATPRVLEKIRKAAPNAKIYTPYGATECLPICLLEATTILEELRPYQENGAGTCIGYPVEGVTVKIIAPIDEPLTAIEERHVLPTGFIGEIIVSGENVTEAYDQLPEATRLAKINDNGKLWHRMGDLGFLDEKGRLWFCGRKSERVVSGSEEYFPDCIEPLFCKYSKVARAALIRYEAKGIVVPALVILPKEGYYPHFFWQRWAFRRHLKQLAQQFPKTESIEHFFFLKKFPVDPRHNAKINRQQLSAMFSA encoded by the coding sequence ATGAGCGACAATCTCACCCAAATCATCAAACAGTACGCAACGGCAACGCCTTCGACGGATGCCGTTATCGAGATGAGGCGACACCGCCAACATGCGGTAATTCGTCGTCGGCTCTGCTATGGGGAGTTTGATCGGCGGATTGATCAATATGTTTCGAAATTTCAAAAAAGTGGGATTCGTGCGGGGAAACGTGTGCTTATGCTTCTCAAACCGGGCATCGAAATGATGTGCGCCTTTTTTGCACTCATCCGGATGGGGGCAATTCCCATATTGATCGATTCGGGCATGGGGATTCGGCAACTTGTACGTCTCGCGAATTTTTCCAAACCGGATTTTATTTTAGGGTCTCGCGCGCTCCGCTGGTGGGTACGTTTAAAGTTTTTGCCCCTCCAAGGGAAAGTGATTCCGATTTCGCACCATTTCGCAAAGCGTGAGCAGCCAGCAACGATTATGCATCCTTCGAACGAAGACGATGTTGCTGCAATTCTCTTTACCTCTGGTTCTACGGGTCCCGCCAAAGGAGTTGTCTACTGCGCCAAGCACTTCGCCGCCCAATTACGCAAACTGCGAGCTAGCCTTCGACTCATGCAAAATGCTCGTGACGTCACGTTGCTACCTGCATTCATGCTCTTTAATCCGATGTTTGGTCGGACAACGATTATTCCTGATATCGATTATACGAAACCGGCGACGTTGCATTTACCTAGTGTCATTGAGACGATTGCGAATAGTGCAGCGACCAGCAGTTTTGGTGCCCCTGTGCTGTGGGAAAAAATCGCGGACTATTGCCTAGAAAATGAATTAAAACTGCGGAGCCTGGATCAGATTTTTCTCGCCGGAGTTTCAGCGACACCACGCGTTTTAGAAAAGATCCGTAAGGCCGCCCCCAATGCCAAAATTTACACACCCTACGGCGCAACAGAATGTTTGCCGATTTGTCTCCTCGAAGCGACAACTATTTTAGAGGAATTACGCCCTTATCAGGAAAATGGTGCAGGCACTTGCATCGGCTATCCCGTCGAAGGCGTTACTGTTAAAATTATCGCTCCCATAGACGAGCCATTAACAGCGATTGAAGAGCGACATGTGTTACCGACTGGTTTTATCGGTGAAATTATTGTTTCTGGAGAAAATGTTACCGAGGCGTACGATCAACTTCCCGAGGCAACACGGTTGGCAAAGATTAATGACAACGGAAAACTGTGGCATCGAATGGGTGACCTTGGGTTTTTGGATGAAAAAGGTCGCCTATGGTTTTGTGGGCGTAAGTCCGAGCGTGTTGTATCCGGGAGTGAGGAATATTTTCCGGATTGTATTGAGCCACTCTTTTGTAAATACTCGAAGGTCGCACGTGCAGCGCTGATTCGCTACGAAGCCAAAGGCATTGTTGTTCCTGCGCTCGTCATTCTTCCGAAAGAAGGTTATTATCCCCATTTCTTCTGGCAACGATGGGCTTTTCGACGCCATCTTAAACAACTTGCACAACAATTTCCCAAAACCGAATCAATCGAGCATTTCTTTTTCCTTAAAAAGTTTCCAGTCGATCCACGGCATAATGCTAAGATCAATCGTCAGCAATTAAGTGCGATGTTTTCTGCGTAA
- a CDS encoding ATP-binding protein, with amino-acid sequence MIRGASFKNWLERIAHLDKATLITLAKRFYGQREFFQKILNLIQDGIIVIDSSGRIELINTTAETMLNLKDIGDMILWKCIPELLKQVDIQHITEHSIHAEVHLTYPSSKILRFYSVPIEEGDTLRAVCVFSDITQHIQKKACEIEEGKIESVALLSAGIAHEIGNPLNSIALQLELMKSDLSAGHKDTILSAIDICRTEVDRLNGIIKNFLQALRPVTPNLTDADVLELLHFVVKFLSPELVNDGVEIRFEVDGEIPLIIGDTNQLKQVFFNIVKNAVDAMTTRKQLTIQVSSDDEHVLVAFCDTGEGMSEVQIQQVFTPFVTSKAHGSGLGMFIVQRILREHGASITVESHEHQGTKIVLSFPRKIKNPKQITQKTSHLIADD; translated from the coding sequence ATGATCCGAGGAGCTTCATTTAAGAATTGGCTCGAGCGTATTGCGCATCTCGATAAAGCGACGCTTATTACGCTGGCGAAACGCTTTTACGGTCAACGCGAGTTTTTCCAAAAAATCCTAAACCTCATCCAAGATGGAATTATTGTAATCGATTCTTCTGGCCGGATAGAGCTCATCAACACAACCGCAGAAACGATGCTCAACCTCAAAGATATCGGAGATATGATTTTATGGAAATGCATTCCCGAGCTCTTGAAACAAGTCGATATTCAACACATTACGGAACATTCCATCCACGCAGAGGTTCATTTGACCTACCCCTCTTCAAAAATCTTACGCTTTTATTCAGTACCGATTGAGGAAGGCGATACGCTTCGAGCGGTTTGTGTTTTTTCGGATATTACACAGCATATTCAAAAAAAAGCATGTGAGATTGAGGAGGGAAAGATCGAGTCGGTTGCGCTTTTATCGGCCGGAATTGCCCATGAAATTGGGAATCCTTTGAACTCGATTGCACTCCAACTTGAGCTCATGAAAAGTGATCTTAGCGCGGGACATAAGGATACGATTTTGTCAGCGATTGATATTTGTCGCACAGAAGTCGATCGTCTCAACGGAATTATTAAAAATTTTCTCCAGGCACTGCGCCCTGTGACGCCGAATTTGACCGATGCCGATGTGCTCGAATTGCTACATTTTGTTGTTAAATTTTTATCGCCCGAGCTTGTGAATGATGGAGTTGAGATTCGCTTTGAAGTCGATGGCGAAATTCCATTAATTATTGGAGATACCAATCAATTAAAGCAGGTTTTTTTCAATATCGTTAAAAATGCGGTCGACGCGATGACCACTCGTAAACAGCTAACGATACAAGTTTCTTCGGATGATGAGCACGTCCTGGTCGCGTTTTGCGATACGGGGGAGGGGATGAGCGAGGTCCAGATTCAGCAGGTATTTACGCCATTTGTAACCTCAAAGGCACATGGAAGTGGTCTGGGGATGTTTATTGTTCAGCGCATTCTCCGTGAACACGGTGCCTCGATCACTGTTGAATCGCACGAACATCAGGGGACAAAAATCGTGCTTTCTTTTCCGCGAAAAATTAAAAATCCGAAGCAGATTACGCAGAAAACATCGCACTTAATTGCTGACGATTGA
- the rplQ gene encoding 50S ribosomal protein L17, which translates to MRHQKHNHILGVKKEHREALLASLTTALLTHDRIETTLAKARALRPFAEKIITLAKKARTVEAPEQKLHFRRLALARVRDESVVKSLFDEKVESFLKRNGGYTRIYKLVPRYSDASKMAIIELVAADDAGHKKPRRRGAKKAKAPAEEAVA; encoded by the coding sequence ATGCGTCACCAGAAACATAATCACATTTTAGGTGTTAAAAAGGAGCATCGTGAGGCGTTGCTCGCCAGTTTAACGACGGCGTTATTGACCCATGACCGGATTGAGACGACGCTTGCAAAAGCGCGTGCCTTACGTCCATTTGCGGAGAAAATTATCACTTTAGCCAAAAAGGCGCGCACGGTCGAAGCTCCGGAGCAAAAGCTGCACTTTCGTCGACTTGCATTAGCACGCGTACGTGATGAGAGCGTTGTGAAGTCCTTATTCGACGAAAAAGTGGAGAGCTTTTTGAAGCGCAACGGGGGATATACACGGATTTATAAACTCGTCCCGCGTTACAGCGATGCCAGTAAGATGGCGATCATCGAGCTTGTTGCTGCCGATGACGCCGGTCATAAAAAGCCGCGGCGCCGTGGTGCAAAAAAGGCCAAAGCACCTGCAGAAGAGGCGGTTGCCTAG
- a CDS encoding DNA-directed RNA polymerase subunit alpha: MVRRLGKFELPRKMVRIEETATDTYGMFVAEPFESGYGHSIGNSIRRVLLSSIEGVAISSVKIEGVAHEFQSIPGIVEDVAAIILNLKKVLLKADTRGSIHLSIDVDREGVVTAADIHSDTPVTVVNPDQIICTINEKRRLFMEMEAEVGRGYALADERKFTTDIGIIPIDALYSPVKLARYSVEDTRVGQMTDFDKLTLEIWTDGRVTPETALKDSIAILKQHLDVFDSINGDFVEFDDGAREASDEQNRLRVLLNMSVNEIELSVRAANCLNNANITTVGELVMKGENEMLKYRNFGKKSLTEIKNKLEELGLSLGMKVDERMLNS; encoded by the coding sequence ATGGTCAGACGTTTAGGAAAATTTGAGTTGCCGCGGAAGATGGTGCGGATTGAAGAAACCGCAACGGATACGTATGGCATGTTTGTCGCAGAACCCTTTGAGTCCGGCTACGGTCACAGCATCGGTAATTCGATACGGCGTGTACTCCTGAGTTCAATCGAAGGTGTTGCGATTTCATCTGTAAAGATCGAGGGTGTTGCTCACGAGTTTCAATCTATTCCCGGTATTGTTGAAGATGTCGCTGCGATCATCTTAAATCTAAAAAAAGTTCTTTTAAAGGCGGATACCCGGGGAAGTATCCATCTCTCCATAGATGTGGATCGCGAAGGGGTTGTAACCGCTGCTGATATTCACAGTGATACCCCTGTGACGGTTGTAAACCCCGATCAGATCATTTGTACGATTAACGAAAAGCGCCGCTTGTTCATGGAGATGGAAGCGGAAGTTGGTCGTGGCTATGCCCTGGCGGACGAGCGGAAATTTACGACTGACATCGGTATTATCCCGATTGATGCGCTTTACAGCCCGGTTAAGTTGGCCCGATATTCCGTAGAGGATACGCGTGTTGGCCAGATGACAGATTTTGACAAGCTAACGCTCGAGATTTGGACCGACGGTCGTGTAACGCCCGAGACCGCATTGAAAGATTCGATTGCGATTTTAAAGCAACATCTGGATGTATTTGATTCGATTAATGGCGATTTCGTCGAGTTCGATGATGGTGCCCGTGAGGCAAGCGATGAGCAGAATCGTCTACGTGTACTTCTGAACATGAGTGTCAACGAGATTGAGCTTTCCGTTCGTGCCGCGAACTGTCTCAATAACGCAAATATTACGACGGTTGGCGAACTTGTCATGAAGGGCGAAAACGAGATGTTAAAGTACCGCAACTTCGGTAAGAAATCGTTAACTGAGATTAAAAATAAGCTCGAAGAGTTAGGATTATCGCTTGGGATGAAAGTCGACGAGCGGATGTTAAATAGTTAG
- the rpsD gene encoding 30S ribosomal protein S4, which yields MSRYTGPKARINRRFGCEIFPSCKAVERKPYCPGIHGPRLRRKVSEYGTGLNEKQKLRYMYGLTEKQFRLTFDRAKAKRGVTSEQFLRLLEMRLDSVVYLLGLARTRRAARQFVNHGHVLVNGQKVDIPSYNCTAGDTIEVCEGTSSKRCAVQSVEDCRYRAVPAWMTFDEDALSGKVERDPIAEELEQKINAQLIVEFYSR from the coding sequence ATGTCTCGTTATACAGGTCCTAAAGCTAGAATTAATCGGCGTTTTGGCTGTGAAATTTTCCCCTCATGTAAAGCGGTTGAGCGGAAGCCGTACTGTCCGGGGATCCACGGTCCACGCCTCCGTCGGAAGGTTTCGGAATACGGGACCGGTCTCAATGAGAAGCAGAAATTACGCTACATGTATGGGTTAACGGAGAAGCAGTTCCGTCTTACCTTTGATCGGGCTAAGGCAAAACGCGGCGTAACGAGTGAGCAATTTTTACGTCTTTTAGAGATGCGCCTGGATAGTGTTGTCTATCTCTTAGGTTTGGCGCGAACTCGTCGGGCGGCGCGTCAGTTTGTCAACCACGGACACGTTTTAGTGAATGGCCAAAAAGTAGATATTCCGAGCTATAACTGTACAGCCGGGGATACGATTGAGGTCTGTGAGGGGACGTCGTCAAAACGGTGTGCGGTGCAGAGTGTTGAAGATTGCCGTTATCGGGCAGTACCTGCGTGGATGACCTTTGACGAAGATGCATTATCCGGAAAGGTTGAGCGCGATCCGATTGCCGAGGAGCTCGAACAAAAAATTAATGCGCAGCTCATCGTTGAGTTCTATAGCCGTTAG
- the rpsK gene encoding 30S ribosomal protein S11, whose translation MADEESLVLTEESVIPEKKESVQDILSEGETETKIRKAKNSKNISHGVCSILATFNNTKVCFTDLQGNVVSWSSSGRCNFRGSRKSTAYAAQVVTQEAGRVALSHGFKEVEVKVKGPGMGRDSAIRALQTLGLTVNSITDLTPVPHNGCRPRKRRRI comes from the coding sequence ATGGCAGACGAAGAATCGCTAGTATTAACGGAAGAGTCGGTAATTCCTGAAAAGAAGGAATCCGTTCAAGATATCCTCAGTGAGGGCGAAACCGAGACAAAGATCCGGAAGGCGAAGAACAGTAAGAATATTTCGCATGGGGTATGTAGCATTTTAGCAACTTTCAATAATACAAAGGTATGCTTTACAGACCTTCAGGGGAATGTTGTTTCCTGGTCAAGTTCTGGTCGGTGTAATTTTCGTGGTTCACGGAAGTCGACTGCATATGCGGCACAAGTTGTTACTCAGGAGGCCGGGCGTGTAGCGTTGTCGCACGGATTTAAGGAAGTTGAGGTAAAAGTAAAGGGGCCAGGAATGGGGCGTGATTCGGCGATTCGGGCCTTACAGACGCTCGGGTTAACCGTCAATTCGATTACGGACTTAACACCGGTTCCACATAATGGTTGTCGTCCCCGGAAACGTCGTAGAATCTAA
- the rpsM gene encoding 30S ribosomal protein S13 yields the protein MPRLIGVDIPNNKKLPYALRYIYGIGPCRADLIVEQTGLDSNMRAQDLTEENMNQITAVVIENGWKVEGDLRREIASNLKRLQAIKCYRGIRHYRGLPVRGQRTSTNARTRKGARKTIGVVRKK from the coding sequence ATGCCGCGTTTGATAGGAGTTGACATCCCGAATAATAAGAAGTTGCCGTACGCGTTGCGCTACATTTATGGCATTGGGCCGTGTCGTGCGGATCTCATCGTCGAGCAGACAGGGCTTGATTCCAATATGCGCGCTCAAGATCTCACGGAAGAAAATATGAACCAGATTACAGCCGTTGTTATTGAAAATGGCTGGAAGGTTGAAGGAGATTTACGGCGCGAGATTGCATCGAATTTAAAGCGTCTCCAAGCGATTAAGTGTTATCGTGGGATCCGTCACTACCGCGGGTTACCGGTTCGGGGGCAAAGGACCTCGACCAATGCGCGTACTCGGAAGGGCGCACGGAAGACGATTGGTGTCGTAAGAAAGAAGTAA
- the map gene encoding type I methionyl aminopeptidase — translation MIPIKSIEEIQKMRRAGEVSARVLAEVCEKVAPGVSTQDLDDYTKQAMDRHGAVSSSYGFRSGKRVFPGYGCLSVNEEIVHGIPSKRKILKEGDIVSIDLAMSVDGYCGDNTRTVLVGAVPEEVARLVSVTQAALFAGIAAALPGNTVGHISSAIQKVADINHLGVVRELVGHGIGRAMHEDPQVPNYGSSGKGPVLKPGMTLAIEPMFTQGSPKIAVDADGWTIRTADHRMAAHWEHTILITENAPEVLTLPQK, via the coding sequence ATGATTCCGATAAAATCGATTGAGGAAATTCAAAAAATGCGACGAGCGGGTGAGGTGTCCGCGCGTGTACTTGCCGAGGTCTGTGAAAAAGTCGCTCCGGGTGTTTCGACGCAAGATCTTGACGATTACACGAAGCAGGCCATGGACCGTCACGGTGCTGTCAGTTCAAGCTATGGTTTTCGTTCGGGAAAGCGTGTGTTTCCAGGGTACGGTTGCCTCTCGGTCAATGAGGAAATCGTCCATGGAATCCCTTCGAAGCGAAAAATTTTAAAAGAAGGCGATATTGTCAGTATCGATCTCGCTATGAGCGTCGATGGCTATTGTGGAGATAATACTCGAACCGTGTTGGTTGGTGCGGTGCCAGAGGAAGTTGCGCGTTTAGTCTCAGTGACGCAAGCTGCGCTGTTTGCGGGAATCGCGGCGGCGTTGCCAGGAAATACCGTTGGGCATATTTCTTCGGCGATTCAAAAAGTAGCGGATATTAATCACCTTGGGGTTGTGCGAGAACTGGTGGGACATGGGATTGGTCGAGCGATGCATGAGGATCCGCAGGTACCGAATTACGGCAGCTCCGGGAAAGGTCCGGTATTAAAGCCGGGAATGACATTAGCGATTGAGCCGATGTTTACGCAGGGGAGCCCTAAAATTGCTGTTGATGCCGATGGTTGGACGATCCGTACGGCGGATCATCGAATGGCAGCTCATTGGGAGCATACAATTTTGATTACGGAGAATGCTCCGGAGGTCTTGACTTTACCTCAAAAATGA